The window CTTGGAGAATTTTTAAAGATAGATTGCCTACTAAGGCTAACTTAAGAAGGAGGCAGGCGTGCCTTCCATCGTATTCTTGTCCTTTATGTGATGGAGAGGAGGAAACTATTGGTCATGTCATGTTTGATTGCACAAGAACTAGATGCCTTTGGTGGGAGGCTTTGAGATGGGCTGACAGAGTGGGTCCTTTCACCAATGATCCCAAAGATCACTTCATCCAATTCTCAAGCTGGAGTAGCAAAAGATGTACAGACAATAGATGGGCAGTGCTTTGGATAGCTTTATCCATGACTATTTGGAAGCATAGAAATTTAATGGTTTTTAATAACCATAATTTCAACTCCGAAAAAGTCATGGATGTTATTTTAATAACCAAAATTTCTCTAATCAAACTTTTGATGGTAACAAGTTAATGGAGGATGCTATTTTTACACTATGGACATGGCTGAAGAACTTTGACAAGGACTTTGCCTTCACCTACAGCTATTGGTCGTCTAACAGCATTGGGATTTGTCTTTTCAGGGGGGTAGAAACCATAGACAGTGGGTGTTGTAGGTCTTTGTAATACATAGCTTTGGTTCCTTGCGAGACTGATCTCAGTCTGAGCTTGAAACCATGTTGCTGGCAAGTCAATCTAATTCATGTACTGTtttgtacctctggtactcacaatatatataaatataatttattttggctgataaaaaaaatgtgggtGGAAAAATAAGCACTGTAGAaggttttcagtttttttacatcaattcaTTTCCTAAGGGACTCAATTCCTCATTCATTGAAACCAGTATGCAACATTTTACATCAAACACcagtatataacattttaaagcaaacaccactatataatattttaaatgaaacagCAGTATATACATGCTAGTTCCTACGTACGTACCTGGAGTTGCTATAACCCGAACGACCTTCAACAACAATGTCAATTAAAAGTAGTCTATGataacctgaaaaaaaaaaaaaaaaccaatggtCATGGACATGGCTGACACATTTGGAGAAGGATTTTGgtattcatttcaaccaatggTCATCCAATATCAGAGCAAGATTTAATCATATAGTAAGAAATGGAAGCCATTAAACCAAAGTCAATACTCATGAATGCTAGAACATCCATCAAGAATGATAACAAagcagtaatttaaattaaattcatcttagtttttctattttatgatCACTCCCGATTGTTGGAATGGTGAAGGAAATGGGCTTCTTTATACGAGGACCCTATACAGCTGCAATGTGacatcttgaaagaaatgggcTTGTCTTATGAGGAAGAAGATAACAAGGTTAAGGGGTTGCTGCTGGATATGGAGAATAAAGATGATTTGATGGTAGCAGAGAAGGGAATTAAATCTCAGCAATTATGATAATTCTCTCCTATAATTATAGAGGTTTGAGGAAGGGAGTCAAGTGGGCTGCTATTAGAAGGCTCATTGTAAAGCACAAAGTGGATCTTGTCTGCCtccaagaaaccaagagggagAACTTTAATAAAAGTATTTGCCAGGCCATTTCGGGAGACTCCACTGGTCATTGGGATTTTGTTCCATCTGTGGAAGCTGCTGGTGGCCTTTTATGTATGTGGAATAACTCCACCTTTGTGGtagaaaggaaggaaaaaggtAGAAGCTTCTTAATGCTTGAAGGCAAATACAACAACCTGATGCAGTGAAAAATGAAGCTGCTGCCAACTTCTTCCATAATAGATTCACTGAGCAGATGCATTCTAGACCTACCTTGGATGGAGTTCACTTCAAATCTATTTCTCAGAGGCAAAGAGAACAGCTGACTGTCCCATTCTCTGACCAAGAGATCAAACAAGCAGTGTGGAGTTGTGGAGGGGATAAGTGTCCTGGGCCTGATGGCcttaacttcaattttattaaggAATTCTGGGATGTGTTGAATCCTGAGTTTAGAAGATTCGTGGATGAGTTCTATGCTCATGAAAGCTTTCCTAGAGGCTCCAATGCTTCCTTTGTGGCTTTAATTCCCAAAAAGTCTCACCCACAGTCCCTAAATGATTACAGACCCATATCCTTGATAGGCTGCATGTATAAAGTCATAGCTAAGCTTTTATCTAATAGATTAAGGTCTATTATGGATAAACTCATTGATGAAAGACAGTCAGCTTTCATTAAAGGAAGGCATATACTTCATGGGATCCTGATTCTTAATgaggtggtggaggaagaaTTGAGAAGCAAGAAGCCAGCAATGATTTTCAAGGTGGATTTTGAAAAGGCCTATGACTCAGTGTCTTGGTCCTTCTTGGATTATATGTTGCTTAGATTGGGTTTCTGCCAAAAATGGAGAAGATGGATCTCAGCTTGCCTACATTCAGCAACCATATCAGTTTTGATTAATGGTAGCCCATCTAAGGAGTTCAACCCCTCAAGAGGCTTGAGGTAAGGAGATCCTTTAGCCCCCTTGCTCTTCAATATAATTGGGGAAGGTCTCACTGGTATGATGAGGGAAGCAGTTCACAAAAATCTTTATAAAAGCTATCTAGTTGGAAAGAAGAGAGAACTTGTTAATATTCTGCAGTATGCTGATGATACTATTTTTGTGGGTGAGGTTGATTGGCAGAATGTTCATGCTATAAAGGCCCTGCTTAGAGGCTTTGAATTGGCTTCTGGCTTGAAGATTAACTTTGCTAAAAGTCAATTCGGGATCATAGGAGGTGGAGTTAATTGGGGTTTGGTAGCAGCTAATATCCTGAACTGCAGTCAAATGAATTACCCCTTTCACTATTTAGGCATTCCCATTGGTGCCAATCCTTCCAGTCTGATGGTTTGGGAGCCTCTCATTACTAAATTCAAAGCAAAACTATCCAAATGGGCCCAGAAAGATATATCCATGGGGGGGAAGGTCACACTTATCAATTCTGTTCTCAATGCTCTTCCAATCtatcttctttcctttttcaagATTCCCCAAAGGATAGTCCAAAAATTAATTTCCTTACAAAGGAAATTTCTGTGGGGAGGAGACAATACTCATAATAAAATTCCTTGGGTGAAATGGGCTGATATTTGTCTGCCCAAGAATGAGGTGGGATTGGGTATAAAGGATATTCGAAGTTCAATGTAGCCTTGATGGGTAGATGGATATGGGCTTTTGCATCTGGTCAGCAGCAGCTTTGGGTAAAAGTTCTAATCTCTAAATATGGTGGATGGCCTGAGTTCCAGCATGATACAGATAAGAGGGGATTTTCTCATTGGTGGAGGGACCTTAGAAAGATATTTCACCAGTCAGATCACAATATCTTCAAGCACCAATTGACTTGGAAGGTGGGATATGGGGAAACAATCAAGTTCTGGACAGACAAGTGGCTAGGGGAAGATTATACCCTTGAACAGAAATATAATCAGCTTTTTCTGATTAGTAGGCAGCAAAATTCTCTCATCTCAAATATGGGAGAATTTAATCATGATAGTTGGGAATGGAACCTTAGATGGAGAAGGAACTTATTTGATCATGAAAGTGATTTAGTTGTGCAGTTTATGGAAGAAATCTGCTCTGTCCCTATACAGCGACATATCAAAGACTCTATGCTGTGGTTGGCTGAACCCCATGGCCAATATACTACTAAATCAGCTTATAGATTGTGCATTAACCCCAGCACATCAAGTGTAGATGAGAACATTTATAAGATAATTTGGAAGCTGAAAATCCTAAGGTAGCCAAATGGAAGCAGAGATGTATTAAGTATGGGAGGCAGGATATTCCTAACAGCCCTTCCTATCTACCTACTGTCATTCttcaaaattccaaaaaaagTGGTGCATAAGGTAGTATCTATTCCACACTTGGTCTTGGTTAAATGGAATGGAGACAGACTTCCATCTTCAGATTTTtgcagtgcaaaaaaaaaaaaaacaatcatgcaagcatatttgaaaacttaaaatacgaataactcaagttaaaatcaattcattttttacaactgtgaacaaattaactaaggtacagtaggcaaatttgttttcactaatattAGTAGGTCATCACCACTGCAGTAGAATTTAAGTTAAACTTAGATAAGTACCTTATGAAGAGGCCAGCTACCTTGTCACAACTAACAAGTCAGAACTGAACAAATTTCTACATGtataattgaacaaatttgttatcaaacttgtgtgtgtgtctttgtatgatgagtgtgtgtgtgtgtgtgtgtcatcagtgtgtgtctgtgtgtttcTATcatacgtgtgtgtgtgtgtgtcattagggtttgtgtgtgtgtgtgtgtgtgtgtgttccaTGACCAATTTTTCTTACTGGCAATTCAGTGGCAGTGTATTGCTTAGGCTTCCGtcgaaatgaaaggaaaatcaaGGAGTCTGATAGAACAACTTCAGTCTTCACTCTTCACTAGttgaacacaaataaaaaaaaattaaactacttcAAGGATAAATAAAAGGTTCAGAAGCAGCAGACCTAGATTGTCTAAGCTATTTTATAATGGGCAGCTATAGTTACAATGATGATGAAATgaactatagaaaaaaaagtataaaatacagaagaataaaaaaacaattaagggCAGAACTCAAAAGCTTTAAGCCATGCTGCTtggaatttaatcaattaaggGCTGAACACTTGTTCTTCAATTGTAGCAAAACCCTCCCTTTATGGTGGGAATCAATGTCCTGGGTTAATCTTATCACTGTAATGCCACAAAATCATAGGGACCATTTTCTGCAACATGGAATGGAGGTAGCAGATGGAGTCAGGTCCAAAACCTGGAAATGCTGGTGGATTGCT of the Glycine max cultivar Williams 82 chromosome 13, Glycine_max_v4.0, whole genome shotgun sequence genome contains:
- the LOC102665269 gene encoding uncharacterized protein, translating into MREAVHKNLYKSYLVGKKRELVNILQYADDTIFVGEVDWQNVHAIKALLRGFELASGLKINFAKSQFGIIGGGVNWGLVAANILNCSQMNYPFHYLGIPIGANPSSLMVWEPLITKFKAKLSKWAQKDISMGGKVTLINSVLNALPIYLLSFFKIPQRIVQKLISLQRKFLWGGDNTHNKIPWVKWADICLPKNEVGLGIKDIRSSM